The Thermosynechococcus sp. genome has a segment encoding these proteins:
- the purH gene encoding bifunctional phosphoribosylaminoimidazolecarboxamide formyltransferase/IMP cyclohydrolase: MGRIALLSTSNKQGLVELATALVQEFGFTLLSSGGTAKTLQAAGIPVTTVSEYTGAPEILGGRVKTLHPKIHGGILARRDRPQDEADLQAQAIHPIDLVVVNLYPFAATIAQPNVTLAEAIEQIDIGGPTLIRAAAKNHAHVTVLVDPSQYETYLQQLRLYGEAQPAFRLACAQQAFALTASYDQAIAEYLQQISDPMTESEILPPVFHLRGQQKQVLRYGENPHQKAAWYVTGAHPTGWAVADLLQGKELSYNNLLDLEAARAVISEFLGDSDPAAVIIKHTNPCGVAEGKTPVEAYERAFAADSVSAFGGIVALNRPLDVATAEALTRTFLECVVAPACEEAALPILKTKPKMRVLTLPELHTAPTTAIQTIAGGFLVQDIHPLPIDPEAWQVVTATEPSPELMAELIFAWKVVKHVKSNAIVVSRDRQTQGIGAGQMNRVGAVEIALRAAGEAARGGVLASDGFFPFADSVEAAALAGIAAIIQPGGSLRDNESIEAANAAGIAMVFTHQRHFRH; this comes from the coding sequence GGGGCGAATTGCCTTGCTCAGCACCAGTAATAAGCAGGGACTGGTGGAGTTGGCTACGGCCTTGGTGCAGGAGTTTGGCTTTACGCTCCTGAGTAGTGGTGGCACCGCAAAGACCTTGCAGGCGGCGGGGATTCCTGTGACAACGGTCTCTGAGTACACAGGGGCACCAGAAATTCTTGGTGGGCGGGTCAAGACCCTGCACCCGAAAATCCATGGCGGCATTTTGGCCCGGCGCGATCGCCCCCAAGACGAGGCCGATCTACAAGCCCAAGCCATTCATCCCATTGATTTAGTGGTTGTTAACCTCTACCCCTTTGCCGCAACGATTGCCCAACCCAACGTCACCCTTGCCGAGGCCATCGAGCAAATTGATATTGGTGGGCCGACGCTGATTCGCGCTGCTGCGAAAAACCATGCCCATGTGACAGTGCTAGTCGATCCCAGTCAGTATGAAACCTACCTTCAGCAATTACGATTATACGGGGAAGCCCAACCTGCCTTCCGCCTAGCCTGTGCCCAACAAGCGTTTGCTCTAACAGCCAGTTACGATCAGGCGATCGCCGAGTATCTCCAGCAAATCAGTGACCCCATGACTGAAAGCGAGATACTGCCGCCAGTCTTTCACCTTAGGGGGCAGCAAAAACAGGTGCTACGCTATGGCGAAAATCCGCACCAGAAGGCAGCTTGGTATGTCACGGGTGCCCATCCCACGGGTTGGGCAGTTGCCGACCTGCTTCAGGGCAAAGAACTCAGTTACAATAACCTGCTCGATTTAGAAGCCGCACGGGCAGTGATCAGTGAATTCCTAGGGGACAGTGACCCTGCTGCCGTCATTATTAAACACACCAATCCCTGTGGCGTCGCTGAGGGCAAAACCCCTGTGGAAGCCTACGAGCGTGCTTTTGCCGCCGATAGTGTCTCTGCCTTTGGCGGCATTGTTGCCCTAAATCGCCCCTTGGATGTGGCCACTGCTGAAGCCTTGACCCGTACCTTTTTAGAGTGTGTCGTGGCTCCCGCCTGTGAGGAAGCAGCGCTGCCGATCCTGAAAACCAAGCCTAAGATGCGGGTGCTCACCTTACCTGAGTTGCATACTGCTCCGACCACGGCGATTCAAACCATTGCCGGCGGCTTTCTGGTCCAAGATATTCACCCCCTCCCCATTGATCCAGAGGCATGGCAGGTGGTCACAGCCACTGAACCCAGCCCAGAGTTGATGGCGGAACTGATCTTTGCCTGGAAGGTCGTGAAGCACGTCAAGTCCAATGCCATTGTTGTCAGTCGCGATCGCCAAACCCAAGGGATTGGGGCTGGTCAAATGAATCGGGTCGGTGCGGTGGAAATTGCCCTTAGGGCTGCCGGTGAGGCGGCGCGGGGGGGGGTGCTGGCCAGTGATGGCTTTTTCCCTTTTGCCGATTCTGTGGAAGCAGCTGCCCTTGCCGGTATTGCTGCCATTATTCAACCGGGGGGCAGTCTGCGCGATAATGAATCTATTGAAGCAGCGAATGCAGCGGGAATTGCTATGGTCTTTACCCACCAGCGCCACTTCCGCCACTAG
- a CDS encoding metallophosphoesterase yields MAVRLGIISDPHIALPETIPTDHPPLFLYEISIPAFEAAVTHLLELGIDALLIPGDLTRDGEVANHRWLSTYLQTLPVPCYVIPGNHDVPVPLADNSRIGWAEFPRWYAHAGYGNAGKHYYQALLAENLQLIALNSNQLSPTGQQLGVVDQGQLAWLAALLAQPFAGLRLVMIHHNLLEHWPQQSQSPMGQRYLLANRAELLNLLRSAGVALVLTGHLHVQDIAYEQGLFDLTTGSLVSYPHPYRRLILQVHSPESWQVAVESYRIESLAAYPKLSDLSRQWMLQRGTGFMVRFLTLPPFNLPETEAKPLAQALSDLWPEIAQGDTQVTLPTLPEPLATYFAQFNHRPPAEYPHLQDNNTVFFI; encoded by the coding sequence ATGGCAGTGCGGCTTGGCATTATCAGTGATCCCCACATTGCCCTGCCGGAGACAATTCCGACAGATCATCCCCCTTTGTTTCTCTATGAAATTAGCATCCCTGCCTTTGAGGCAGCCGTTACACATCTCCTCGAGCTTGGCATTGATGCTCTGCTGATTCCCGGCGACCTGACACGGGATGGCGAGGTGGCCAACCACCGCTGGCTCAGTACCTATCTGCAAACACTGCCGGTTCCCTGTTATGTGATTCCGGGTAACCATGATGTCCCTGTGCCCTTGGCAGATAACAGCCGCATTGGCTGGGCTGAGTTTCCTCGGTGGTATGCCCATGCCGGCTATGGCAACGCTGGCAAGCATTACTACCAAGCCCTACTTGCAGAAAATCTGCAACTGATTGCCCTCAACTCCAACCAATTGAGTCCAACGGGACAACAGCTGGGAGTTGTCGATCAAGGACAGTTGGCATGGTTGGCGGCTCTATTGGCGCAACCCTTTGCCGGACTGCGCCTGGTGATGATTCACCATAACCTCCTTGAGCACTGGCCACAGCAGAGCCAAAGTCCGATGGGGCAGCGCTATCTCTTGGCGAATCGGGCAGAGCTATTGAACCTGTTGCGATCGGCGGGGGTGGCGTTGGTCTTAACCGGACATCTCCATGTCCAAGACATTGCCTATGAGCAGGGGTTGTTTGACCTCACAACGGGGTCTCTAGTGAGTTATCCCCATCCCTATCGCCGCCTCATCTTGCAGGTGCATTCACCAGAGAGCTGGCAAGTGGCTGTGGAATCCTATCGCATTGAGTCCTTAGCGGCTTACCCAAAATTAAGTGACCTTTCGCGCCAGTGGATGTTACAGCGGGGGACGGGCTTTATGGTCCGCTTTCTGACTTTACCGCCCTTCAATTTGCCAGAAACTGAAGCCAAACCCCTAGCTCAGGCCCTGTCTGACCTCTGGCCAGAGATTGCCCAAGGGGATACCCAAGTGACCCTACCTACTCTACCTGAACCCTTGGCAACCTACTTTGCCCAGTTCAATCACAGGCCACCGGCGGAGTACCCTCACCTGCAAGATAACAATACCGTCTTTTTCATTTAG
- a CDS encoding AI-2E family transporter, with protein sequence MTFGQWIGLLVLGVCLYILWEIRQVLLLVFLAVVLATALNCLQLRLQRWGLQRGRAIALSLSLTFLTVFGLFWIIIPPFLQEAQQLGVLIPKGLGRAEAWLNGMAHLLPGEGFDDRPIINRLMTQLGPFLEQIFNNFFALFSNTLAVLLNTLLVLVLTVMLVLDPQPYRRGFIRLFPAFYRSRIDTILTESEQALLAWLVGTGLNMVVIGLLSGLVLALLGVRLVLANAFLAGLLEAIPNIGPTLSVIPPMIIAVIDDPWRAVAVLIAYIVIQQLEQYLLVPVVMAKQVALLPAVTLVSQIVFAVFFGFLGLLLALPLVIVGQIWFTEIVLKDILDRWQPNPPPEVSTAPALPLPLPTPPAAAAPAASDAIPEDDSGEQ encoded by the coding sequence GTGACGTTTGGTCAGTGGATTGGCTTGCTGGTTCTAGGGGTGTGTCTCTACATCCTCTGGGAGATTCGTCAAGTATTGCTCTTGGTGTTTTTGGCTGTCGTTTTGGCAACGGCGCTCAATTGTTTACAACTGCGGCTGCAACGCTGGGGACTGCAACGGGGGCGGGCGATCGCCCTCAGTTTGAGCTTGACTTTTCTCACGGTCTTTGGCCTCTTTTGGATCATCATTCCCCCTTTTTTACAGGAAGCACAGCAACTGGGGGTCTTGATTCCCAAGGGCTTGGGACGGGCAGAAGCATGGCTTAACGGAATGGCTCACCTGTTGCCCGGTGAGGGCTTTGATGATCGGCCGATCATTAATCGGCTGATGACCCAATTGGGGCCCTTTCTAGAGCAGATCTTTAACAACTTTTTTGCTCTATTTTCCAATACCCTGGCGGTTTTGCTGAATACGCTATTGGTACTGGTTTTAACTGTGATGCTGGTGCTCGATCCCCAACCCTACCGCCGCGGGTTTATTCGCCTATTTCCTGCGTTTTACCGTTCTCGCATTGACACGATTCTCACGGAAAGTGAACAGGCCCTCTTGGCTTGGCTGGTAGGGACGGGTTTGAATATGGTAGTCATTGGCCTCCTCAGTGGCCTCGTGCTGGCCCTATTGGGAGTGCGGTTGGTCTTAGCCAATGCCTTTCTAGCAGGACTCCTAGAAGCGATTCCCAATATTGGTCCGACCCTCAGTGTAATTCCGCCCATGATCATTGCGGTGATTGATGATCCGTGGCGGGCGGTAGCAGTTCTCATTGCCTATATCGTTATTCAACAGTTGGAGCAGTATTTACTGGTACCGGTTGTCATGGCTAAACAGGTGGCTCTATTGCCCGCTGTCACGCTGGTCTCCCAAATTGTCTTTGCCGTTTTCTTTGGTTTTTTAGGCTTGCTGCTGGCTTTGCCACTGGTGATTGTGGGTCAGATTTGGTTTACGGAAATTGTCCTCAAGGACATTCTGGATCGCTGGCAGCCCAACCCGCCACCTGAAGTGTCAACTGCACCAGCTTTGCCGCTGCCCCTACCGACCCCACCTGCTGCCGCAGCGCCTGCCGCATCTGATGCAATTCCTGAGGATGATTCAGGAGAGCAATAA